Proteins encoded by one window of Rutidosis leptorrhynchoides isolate AG116_Rl617_1_P2 chromosome 7, CSIRO_AGI_Rlap_v1, whole genome shotgun sequence:
- the LOC139859206 gene encoding uncharacterized protein yields MGANCEVQVTFSSNSNHQSMQFSSIVNSVASVVGPIGHKVDGIILQQQYLTTEVNKIKNGEGTHQRGACQQLTHLTKLDFPKFEGDDVKGWLYRCNQYFTVDHIEDVDKFIKNYGPNIDWNEYQEAILKRFITSIEDPLGEIKKLMHTYSLQAYNDEFEVLVNKVDITEKQSISWYLTGLQKEIEIQ; encoded by the exons ATGGGGGCAAATTGTGAAGTGCAAGTGACCTTCTCTTCCAATTCAAATCACCAGTCGATGCAGTTCAGCTCAATTGTTAATTCTGTTGCAAGTG TGGTTGGTCCGATCGGTCACAAGGTTGATGGCATCATTCTTCAGCAACAATATTTGACTACAGAAGTCAACAAGATCAAAAATGGCGAAGGCACACATCAGAGGGGTGCATGTCAGCAATTAACTCATTTGACAAAGTTAGATTTTCCAAAATTTGAAGGTGATGATGTGAAGGGCTGGCTGTATAGATGTAATCAATATTTTACAGTGGATCATATTGAAGATGTTGACAAG TTCATTAAGAACTATGGACCAAATATTGATTGGAATGAGTATCAAGAAGCTATCTTAAAACGATTTATCACCAGTATTGAAGATCCACTTGGGGAGATTAAGAAGTTAATGCACACATATTCATTACAAGCTTATAATGATGAATTTGAGGTCCTAGTGAACAAGGTGGATATCACAGAAAAACAGTCAATAAGTTGGTATTTGACTGGGCTACAGAAGGAAATTGAAATTCAGTGA